The following proteins are co-located in the Gossypium hirsutum isolate 1008001.06 chromosome A02, Gossypium_hirsutum_v2.1, whole genome shotgun sequence genome:
- the LOC107951951 gene encoding uncharacterized protein has product MPRATQILRKSRKVVEDLNLLKVLQSEISHELSSNSFQDDNNGSLGDFVLDWNSSQSQDVVLRRKSESGEEVAVSALLSQKTYATEGIFPRQLLMKVCVKRPGLSSILQFDCGVSEKGVPRSDFKIRSAYFLQSTTVPGSSIYRGPLFSSLEPQLQDALKEYLVARGIREDLTNFLLLTLHKKEQGQYLDWLQKLESFVAKDERLFTAAAG; this is encoded by the exons ATGCCGAGGGCAACTCAAATCTTACGCAAAAGCCGAAAGGTTGTGGAGGACCTCAACTTGCTTAAAGTCTTGCAATCTGAAATATCCCACGAGCTCTCTTCCAACTCTTTTCAG GATGACAATAACGGTTCTCTAGGAGATTTTGTGTTGGACTGGAATTCATCACAGTCACAGGATGTTGTTTTGCGGCGAAAAAGTGAGTCTGGTGAAGAGGTTGCTGTTTCAGCTTTGTTAAGTCAGAAGACATATGCTACTGAGGGTATATTTCCTAGGCAACTTTTAATGAAGGTTTGTGTAAAAAGGCCCGGGTTGAGTTCTATATTGCAGTTTGATTGTGGAGTATCCGAGAAAGGAGTTCCTAGGTCTGACTTCAAAATCCGTAGTGCTTATTTTCTTCAATCAACAACTGTTCCTGGTTCTTCCATTTACAGAGGTCCCTTATTCAG CTCTTTGGAACCTCAATTACAAGATGCACTTAAGGAATATCTTGTAGCCAGGGGGATTAGAGAAGACCTGACCAACTTCCTCCTCCTCACCCTACATAAGAAAGAACAAGGTCAATATTTGGATTGGTTA